The following DNA comes from Polyangia bacterium.
ATAGATATCGTATGGCACATTACATGCTTTATGTATGTGCATGCGCCTCTCGATTCTCGGCAATTCTCTGCTTGTCCTCGCCACGGTGGGTCTCGGTTGCAAGGAGCAAGACCTCAGTAACAGTGGCGATGAAGCCGAGGGCGCCGCGACGGCCTCGCTCAATGGGCTGCCCGACATCAACGGCCTGAGCAGCTACAACGGACTCAATTCGCACAACGGATTGAACGTCTATAACGGCCTCAATTCGTACAACGGCCTCAACTCGTACAACGGCCTCATGAGCAGCGCCGACGGACGCACGACGATTTCCTATCTGGTTCGTTGCGCGCTGCCGGCCGGCCATCAGATCACCAAACAGGATCAAAACAACAACTGGTACACCTTCGAAGGCGCCATTGGCGTGGCGCCCAGCTGGGAGATCGGGGCTTGCGATCAGACCTGTCAGGAATCGATCTCGGCCTGCCTGATGGCGCACGTCAACACCACCGGCGTTCATATTCCGCTGTGGCTCGATTCGCCAATGAGCGCGATCGGCTGGGGCCAGTCGCCGTGGTACCCGAATCGTGAGGGGACGTTCTTCGGCAACGTCTTCACGCCCAACAGCGCGGGCACGATCGACGCCTTTTATTGCAACGGACCGGCCTTCGGCAAGGCCACCGTTCCTGGCCGCGTCGGCGGCTCCCAGACCGGTAGCCCCTACCGGAACCCTTTCATTTCTGGCAGCAACCCGAACGGGTATTGCACTCCGTGCACCAACACTGTCGACGGGCCCAGCTCCTGCCCGGTGAACGGCAAGACTTTCAGCACGCCGGTCACGGTGTGGCGTGGACAGACGTTCCAGGCCGAAACCGCCGCCCACACCGGCGGCGTCGCCATCTACAGTTGCCCCAACACCTGCTCGGGCGGCTATCGCGTCGGCAACATGAGCCCCACCCAGGGCGTCACCCTCAATGGCGTCAACGTCTCGACCGCCGGAACGCACGATCTGGTCGTCTACTACGCCAACGGCGACTGCACCGGATACAACTACCGCAACCTCAGCATCAACGTGAACGGTGGACCGCCGCAGCACCGCGCCTTTCCGTCGGTCAAGACCTGCGACTGGAACACGGTCTCGGCGATCACCATCAGCCTGAACGGGTTCGTGGCCGGCTCGAACAGCGTGGCGCTCTTCGCGGACAGCGGCAGTCCGGCGCCTGACCTCGACTGGATCGAGGTCATGAGCGGCACGTCGGTCACCAAAGTGGATCCGACCCTGGTCGGCTACTGGAAATTCGACGAAGGCGAAGGCAGCACGCTGGTTGACAGCTCGGGCACGGGCAACGACGCCTCGATCACCAAACAAATGAACTGGAACACCAGCACGGCCAATCTGCCGTCATTGCAGTTCGCCGACAAGGCGGCGCTGGTCCTTGGTTCCGGTGCTTATGCCACCGCCGGGACGACCGGGGTGCCGGCCACCAACGCGCCGCAAACCATCTCGGCGTGGATCAACATCGGTGCACTGAACAGCGCGTCCGACGAGTACATCGTTTCGCTGTGGAATCCGGCCACGACCAAGGCAGTGTCGATGGGGATCCGAGGTAACCAGTTCCAGGTGTGGGCCTGGAACCCGAGGGTGCTGGTCGGGGTACCCGTGCCGTCGCTTCATTCATGGCATCACGTCGCCTACTCTTTCGACGGCCGGACCAACAAGCTATACGTGGACGGCAAGGCGGTGGCGACGAGCACCACCGTCCCCGATGCCTCAGCCGTGACGGTGGCTGAGATCGGTTCCTGGTACGGCAGCGGCGCCTACTCAGGTCAGCTCGACGAGCTGCGCGTCTATAACGTCGCTCTCAGCGCCACGCAGATCGCCCAGCTCGCCGCCGGCGCGCCGTAACTGAGACGGTTTAGCCGCGTATCCCCAGGATGTCGTTCAACACGCCCGCCGCCGTCACCGCCGGGCCGGCGCCCGGGCCAGTGATGACCAGCGGGTTGTCGCGATAGCGGGTGGTCGTGAAGGCGATCTGGTTGGCGGTGCCTTTCAGGCCGAAGAAGGGGCTGGTGCTGTCGACGGCTTGCAGGCCGACAGCGATCTTCGATTTGGTCACCGAGGCGATGTAGCGCAGCTGGGCGCCCTTGGCCTTGGCGGCGGCGGCGCGCTTTTCCCAGTCGGCGTCCATTTTCTCCAAGCTGGCCAGGAATTCCTGGCGCGACAGCTTGGTGAATTTTTCGGGCGCCAACGATTCGACGATCACGTCGCCGGGCTCGCCGGGAAATCCCAGCAGGCGGCCCAGGATCAGCGCCTTGCGGCCGACGTCGGCGCCCGACAGATCGTCGCGCGGGTCGGGCTCGGTGAAGCCTTTCTCCATCGCCTTGCGCAAGGCCTGCGAAAACGGTCGGCCGCGGCCGATCTCGGTCAGCAAAAAACCCAGCGTCCCCGACAGGCAGCCTTCGATCTTCAGGACCCGATCGCCCGATTCGTCCAGCTTGCGGTAGGTGTCCAGGATGGGCAGGCCGGCGCCGACGGTGGCTTCGAACAAGATGCGGCGGCCCTGTTTTTTGGCCAGCGCCTCCAGCTCGTCGCGTTCGACGCGCGGGCCGGACAGCGGGCGCTTGTTGGCCATCACCACGTCCATGCCGGCGCCCAGCGCCTGCTTGACCAGCGGCCCGGTCTCATCGGCGGTGACGTCGACCAAGATGGGATCGGACAGCGCGTGCCGCGACAGGAAGGTGATCGCCTCACCGGGCGACGCCGCCTGGCCGCCGTTGACGGTGGCGAAATGGTGGCCGTCCTTCTTCGTCGCGGCCAACGCAGCGACGGT
Coding sequences within:
- a CDS encoding LamG-like jellyroll fold domain-containing protein yields the protein MRLSILGNSLLVLATVGLGCKEQDLSNSGDEAEGAATASLNGLPDINGLSSYNGLNSHNGLNVYNGLNSYNGLNSYNGLMSSADGRTTISYLVRCALPAGHQITKQDQNNNWYTFEGAIGVAPSWEIGACDQTCQESISACLMAHVNTTGVHIPLWLDSPMSAIGWGQSPWYPNREGTFFGNVFTPNSAGTIDAFYCNGPAFGKATVPGRVGGSQTGSPYRNPFISGSNPNGYCTPCTNTVDGPSSCPVNGKTFSTPVTVWRGQTFQAETAAHTGGVAIYSCPNTCSGGYRVGNMSPTQGVTLNGVNVSTAGTHDLVVYYANGDCTGYNYRNLSINVNGGPPQHRAFPSVKTCDWNTVSAITISLNGFVAGSNSVALFADSGSPAPDLDWIEVMSGTSVTKVDPTLVGYWKFDEGEGSTLVDSSGTGNDASITKQMNWNTSTANLPSLQFADKAALVLGSGAYATAGTTGVPATNAPQTISAWINIGALNSASDEYIVSLWNPATTKAVSMGIRGNQFQVWAWNPRVLVGVPVPSLHSWHHVAYSFDGRTNKLYVDGKAVATSTTVPDASAVTVAEIGSWYGSGAYSGQLDELRVYNVALSATQIAQLAAGAP